The following proteins are co-located in the Fusobacteria bacterium ZRK30 genome:
- a CDS encoding DUF2721 domain-containing protein, translated as MQLTLTTPALIFSTISLLLLAYTSRFLALSNLIRSLHNQATQEVNRAGILMPQIENLKLRIKIIKNMQLIGIFSLFFCVFSMFLIFLQQIILAEFVFAGSLILLMISLTLSAIEINISVKALNIELSQCIGDSCKLVK; from the coding sequence ATGCAGTTAACACTTACAACACCGGCATTAATTTTTTCTACCATTTCACTCCTGCTCTTAGCCTACACAAGCAGATTTTTGGCCCTAAGTAATCTTATCAGGTCACTGCATAACCAGGCAACCCAGGAGGTAAATAGAGCCGGTATCCTTATGCCTCAAATAGAGAATTTAAAGTTAAGGATAAAAATTATAAAAAATATGCAATTAATAGGAATTTTTTCCCTGTTCTTCTGTGTCTTTTCCATGTTTTTAATATTTTTGCAACAGATTATCTTAGCAGAATTCGTCTTTGCCGGGAGTTTGATCCTACTGATGATCTCCCTGACTCTTTCCGCTATAGAGATAAATATCTCTGTAAAAGCATTGAATATAGAGTTGAGCCAGTGTATAGGGGATTCATGTAAATTGGTCAAATAA
- a CDS encoding glycosyltransferase family 9 protein, with protein MRILIIRLSSIGDVILTTPILKKLKEKNKNLKIDFIVLDKFKDAIEGNPNIDNLIIFKKDTDDGIKNIRRFSKLLKENNYDYVFDLHSKIRSRLITFFLGEKTFRYIKRSLYKTILVKSGLIKYRADNTIVKNYFDAFKVLGIDYNGEDLEFNFSKKDEKKVENYKNYVVFAPGASKNTKKWTIEGFGKLAQLIKERYKAEVILIGSPKEKEECENINKISGNICINLAGELSLKESGALLAGAKFLVTNDSGPFHIGRGVKTKSYVIFGPTDPNMFEYDELGVLIYGNEPCSPCSLHGDKKCPKDHFNCMRNISAEDIMKIIDKK; from the coding sequence ATGAGGATATTAATAATAAGGCTGAGTTCTATAGGGGATGTTATATTGACCACCCCAATCCTAAAAAAATTAAAGGAAAAAAATAAAAATTTAAAGATTGATTTTATAGTTTTGGACAAATTTAAAGATGCTATAGAGGGGAACCCTAATATAGATAATCTGATTATCTTTAAAAAAGATACAGATGACGGAATAAAAAATATAAGGCGTTTTTCAAAATTATTAAAAGAAAATAACTATGATTATGTGTTTGATCTGCACTCTAAGATAAGATCTAGATTGATTACATTTTTTTTGGGAGAGAAAACTTTCAGGTATATAAAAAGATCATTATATAAAACTATCCTTGTAAAATCTGGATTGATTAAATATAGAGCTGATAATACCATAGTGAAGAATTACTTTGATGCTTTCAAAGTTTTAGGGATAGACTATAATGGAGAAGATTTAGAGTTTAATTTTTCTAAAAAGGATGAAAAAAAAGTAGAAAACTATAAAAATTATGTGGTATTTGCACCAGGAGCTTCTAAAAATACTAAAAAATGGACTATAGAAGGATTTGGTAAATTAGCTCAATTGATAAAGGAAAGATATAAAGCAGAGGTAATCCTGATTGGAAGTCCTAAAGAGAAGGAAGAATGTGAAAATATCAATAAAATAAGTGGGAATATCTGTATAAATCTGGCTGGTGAATTGAGTCTGAAAGAGAGTGGAGCATTGTTAGCAGGGGCAAAATTTTTGGTGACCAATGACTCGGGACCATTTCATATCGGCCGGGGAGTTAAGACAAAGTCCTATGTGATATTCGGCCCTACAGATCCAAATATGTTTGAATATGATGAGTTAGGAGTTTTGATCTATGGTAATGAACCATGTTCCCCGTGTTCATTACACGGAGATAAAAAGTGTCCTAAAGATCATTTTAATTGTATGAGGAATATCAGTGCTGAAGATATAATGAAAATAATAGATAAAAAATAA
- a CDS encoding Na+/H+ antiporter NhaC family protein, with product MSSLGFGADSSETALNLGVWTLLPPVIAITLAFITKNVILSLFIGIYSGSFLLGITQGKNYLFSLIGGFSDITNRIIGSMADSWNAGIILQCLTIGGLVALISKMGGARAVAESLAKRAKTPRSAQLITWVMGLFIFFDDYANALIVGPIMRPITDKMRISREKLAFIIDSTAAPIAGIALISTWVGYEISVIKDGYSLIGMENINAYSIFVQTIPYRFYNILMLVFVASTAYFLREFGPMAKAERRARTTGQVTSGSAAKVSPEEAAMIAPKEGVVLNIWNAIIPIMVLIIGSFVGFYLNGKGYLEGAVLETVNNSPLSFYAIRETFGNADASLVIFQAALFASIVAIVMGISKKIFKFSEAIDTWVHGMKSLVITGVILLLAWSLTSLIKELGTSVYLVNALAGTIPKAILPSIIFVLGSVIAFSTGTSYGTMGILMPLAIPLANAIGGAAGLSGETLSSYIIMSIGAVLTGAIFGDHCSPISDTTILSSMGAECDHIEHVKTQIVYALAVGTITILFGYLPVGMGVSIYVVLPISILATILTVRFVGKSVETVSETREEVELV from the coding sequence ATGAGTAGTTTAGGGTTTGGAGCGGATTCATCAGAGACAGCGTTAAATTTAGGAGTGTGGACACTTCTACCGCCGGTTATAGCTATAACGTTAGCTTTTATTACTAAAAACGTAATTTTGTCGTTGTTTATAGGAATCTATTCGGGGTCGTTCTTATTGGGGATAACTCAGGGGAAAAATTATCTGTTTAGTTTAATTGGAGGATTTTCTGATATAACTAATAGAATCATCGGATCTATGGCAGACTCATGGAATGCAGGTATAATCTTACAGTGTTTAACTATCGGTGGATTGGTAGCATTGATCTCTAAGATGGGAGGAGCAAGAGCCGTAGCAGAATCCTTGGCTAAAAGAGCTAAAACTCCCAGGTCAGCTCAATTGATCACTTGGGTTATGGGGTTATTTATCTTCTTTGATGACTATGCTAATGCACTTATTGTTGGACCGATTATGAGACCTATAACAGACAAGATGAGAATATCGAGAGAAAAATTAGCATTTATAATAGATTCAACAGCAGCTCCAATTGCAGGAATAGCTCTTATCTCTACCTGGGTAGGATATGAGATATCGGTAATAAAAGACGGATATTCACTTATAGGGATGGAAAATATAAATGCATACAGTATCTTTGTACAGACAATTCCATATAGATTTTATAATATCTTGATGTTGGTATTTGTAGCATCTACAGCATATTTCTTGAGAGAATTTGGTCCTATGGCTAAAGCTGAAAGAAGAGCCAGAACAACTGGTCAGGTAACAAGTGGTTCAGCAGCTAAAGTCAGTCCGGAAGAAGCGGCAATGATAGCTCCTAAAGAGGGAGTAGTGCTTAACATATGGAACGCTATCATACCAATTATGGTATTGATCATAGGTTCGTTTGTAGGTTTCTATCTAAATGGAAAAGGTTATTTAGAGGGAGCGGTACTAGAGACTGTAAATAATTCTCCATTGTCGTTCTATGCTATCAGAGAAACTTTCGGAAATGCAGATGCTTCATTGGTAATATTCCAGGCAGCATTATTCGCATCCATCGTAGCTATCGTTATGGGGATATCTAAGAAAATATTTAAGTTTTCAGAGGCTATCGACACTTGGGTACATGGGATGAAATCATTGGTGATCACAGGAGTTATCTTATTATTAGCTTGGTCATTGACATCTCTGATAAAGGAATTAGGAACATCTGTATACCTGGTAAACGCATTGGCTGGAACTATACCAAAAGCAATTCTGCCATCGATCATATTTGTCTTGGGATCAGTAATTGCTTTTTCTACAGGAACATCATATGGAACTATGGGAATATTGATGCCGCTGGCAATACCATTAGCTAATGCTATCGGTGGAGCTGCTGGATTATCGGGAGAAACATTATCATCATATATAATCATGAGTATAGGAGCAGTTCTTACAGGAGCTATCTTCGGGGATCATTGTTCACCAATATCTGACACGACTATTCTTTCATCTATGGGAGCTGAATGTGATCATATAGAGCATGTAAAAACTCAAATTGTATATGCACTTGCGGTAGGAACTATCACAATATTATTTGGATATCTGCCAGTTGGAATGGGAGTATCTATCTATGTAGTATTGCCTATATCTATACTAGCTACTATACTTACTGTAAGATTTGTAGGTAAATCAGTAGAAACAGTATCAGAGACAAGGGAAGAAGTGGAGTTAGTATAA
- a CDS encoding YeeE/YedE family protein — MKKGQNLAGLIVLILMLIVGKTMLGSSMLFFRLLAGAGFGYALTRGFMGFAGSVNRAYNTGSTKLMRILAYMFLGTSILSAAFLYNADASSYDLWVNQVNSGLILGGIMFGFGMTFSVCCASGVLTDVVTGFSRGFITLIFFGMGVFLGFPFQRAAAWVTEAGIPTDWIRKSWFTSETGAKLYNGVYFPDLFKWDGLDGYLGAVLLTSLLCGIVVYLSKKYESSRRVSGTFTGVPSEIEQVKIVTQDKDSNKEFKLLSEETYTRLFVTPWSMKVGASVIAVIFTLLMGVTKAGWGASTPYGWWFGRFLMIFGISPESLSNFTNFPVKFYTMPFFNHPINVQNVGIMVGTVICLLLAGTFKSTTTSEIKITFKQAALYAMGGILMGLGTRLANGCNVGALYTPIANFSLSGWVFFAALVGGGILGNRVAVKIK; from the coding sequence ATGAAAAAGGGTCAAAATTTGGCAGGATTAATAGTACTAATACTAATGTTAATTGTAGGAAAAACAATGCTGGGAAGCTCAATGTTATTTTTTAGATTATTAGCAGGAGCAGGATTTGGATATGCATTGACTAGAGGATTTATGGGGTTTGCAGGATCAGTAAATAGAGCTTATAATACAGGTTCAACAAAATTAATGAGAATATTAGCTTATATGTTCTTAGGTACATCTATCTTGTCGGCAGCATTTTTATATAATGCAGACGCCAGTTCATACGATCTTTGGGTAAACCAGGTTAACTCTGGATTGATCCTTGGTGGAATTATGTTTGGATTTGGTATGACATTCTCAGTTTGTTGTGCATCAGGAGTTTTAACAGACGTTGTTACAGGATTTTCAAGAGGATTCATTACTCTTATCTTCTTTGGTATGGGTGTTTTCTTAGGATTCCCTTTCCAAAGAGCTGCTGCTTGGGTAACAGAGGCTGGAATTCCAACAGACTGGATTAGAAAATCATGGTTTACATCTGAAACAGGTGCAAAATTATATAATGGAGTTTATTTCCCGGATCTATTCAAATGGGATGGATTAGATGGATATTTAGGAGCGGTTTTATTAACTTCATTACTTTGTGGAATTGTAGTATACTTATCTAAAAAATATGAATCATCTAGAAGAGTATCTGGAACTTTTACAGGGGTACCCAGTGAAATAGAGCAAGTTAAAATTGTTACACAAGATAAAGATAGTAATAAAGAGTTCAAATTATTAAGTGAAGAAACATATACAAGATTATTTGTTACACCATGGTCTATGAAAGTAGGTGCATCGGTAATAGCTGTTATATTCACATTATTAATGGGCGTAACTAAAGCCGGTTGGGGAGCTTCTACACCTTACGGATGGTGGTTCGGAAGATTCTTAATGATATTTGGAATATCACCAGAATCATTATCTAACTTTACAAATTTCCCAGTAAAATTCTATACAATGCCATTTTTCAATCACCCAATCAATGTTCAAAACGTTGGAATTATGGTAGGAACAGTAATTTGCTTACTTTTAGCTGGAACGTTTAAGAGTACAACAACAAGCGAAATCAAAATTACATTCAAACAAGCAGCTCTATATGCTATGGGTGGAATATTGATGGGACTTGGAACTAGACTTGCAAATGGTTGTAACGTAGGAGCATTATATACTCCAATTGCAAACTTCTCACTATCTGGATGGGTTTTCTTTGCTGCTTTAGTAGGTGGAGGAATCTTAGGAAACAGGGTTGCAGTAAAAATAAAATAG
- a CDS encoding FAD-dependent oxidoreductase, whose product MSKRILVVGGVAGGASAAARSRRLDENAEIIMFERGPVVSFSNCCLPYHISGLVEQEETLILMTPKKFKGQYKIDARVNSNVVSVNTEAKTIEVENTLTKEVTTEKYDALVVSPGADAIVPPFKGLDKIDNFVLKTVPDVSKIMKFVKAKNPKHITVVGGGFIGLEAAENLREAGIEVTLVEGTDQIIPFVDKEISYFGQAEMVKHGIEVVLEDLVEGFDTKKVLLKSGREIETDGVILAIGVRPSTGFLKDSGIELTDRGYIVTNDNYETTAEDVYAAGDAILVRNQLTGNLCPLAMAGPANKQGRLIADRISGREIKNNGYIGSGVVKLFDMNIASTGLSEKMLKDSGIDYEVVYAAPPGIVGIMPGAHLVFSKLLFEKKTGKVLGAQFAAAGAPDKRADVIATAIKAGMTVEDLFDLELTYAPSFGTGKDVVNKIGYIGSNLNEGAFKQVTFMEVYDLLKAGEQVIDVREVCEYEAGHIKGTVNIPMSVMRERLDELDKTKTVYVHCRTGERSYNMTLMLQANGYDVKNVAGSYEFVKMYEEVSCYNDKTREEIMIGDCVGCCATLENTKF is encoded by the coding sequence ATGAGCAAAAGAATACTAGTAGTAGGTGGAGTAGCAGGTGGAGCATCAGCAGCAGCAAGATCAAGAAGATTAGATGAAAATGCAGAAATAATAATGTTTGAAAGAGGTCCGGTAGTATCATTTTCAAACTGTTGTTTACCATATCATATCTCTGGTTTAGTTGAGCAGGAAGAAACATTAATATTAATGACACCGAAAAAATTTAAAGGTCAGTATAAAATAGATGCAAGAGTAAACAGCAATGTTGTATCTGTAAATACAGAGGCTAAAACAATTGAAGTTGAAAATACTTTAACTAAAGAAGTAACCACTGAAAAATATGACGCACTAGTAGTATCCCCTGGAGCAGACGCCATCGTACCTCCGTTTAAAGGATTAGATAAGATAGATAACTTCGTATTGAAGACAGTCCCTGATGTCTCTAAGATAATGAAGTTTGTAAAAGCTAAAAACCCTAAGCATATCACTGTAGTAGGTGGAGGATTCATAGGGTTAGAAGCTGCTGAAAATTTAAGAGAAGCAGGGATAGAAGTTACTTTAGTAGAGGGAACTGATCAAATAATTCCATTTGTAGATAAAGAGATATCTTACTTCGGACAGGCTGAAATGGTTAAGCATGGAATCGAAGTGGTTTTAGAAGACCTTGTAGAAGGATTTGACACTAAAAAAGTATTATTAAAATCAGGAAGAGAGATAGAAACTGATGGAGTAATCTTAGCTATAGGAGTAAGACCATCTACTGGATTCTTAAAAGATTCAGGGATAGAATTAACTGATAGAGGGTATATAGTGACTAATGATAACTATGAAACAACAGCAGAAGATGTTTATGCAGCAGGAGACGCAATCTTAGTTAGAAACCAGTTAACCGGAAACTTATGTCCATTAGCAATGGCAGGTCCTGCTAATAAGCAAGGAAGATTAATTGCTGACAGAATAAGCGGTAGAGAGATCAAAAACAATGGTTATATAGGATCAGGAGTAGTTAAATTATTTGATATGAACATAGCTTCTACAGGATTATCTGAAAAGATGTTAAAAGATTCAGGGATCGATTATGAAGTAGTATATGCAGCACCTCCAGGAATAGTAGGAATAATGCCGGGAGCACACTTGGTATTCTCTAAACTTTTATTTGAAAAGAAAACTGGAAAAGTATTAGGAGCTCAATTTGCAGCAGCAGGAGCACCGGACAAGAGGGCAGACGTAATAGCCACTGCAATAAAAGCCGGTATGACAGTAGAGGATCTATTTGATTTAGAATTAACTTATGCTCCTTCATTTGGAACAGGTAAAGATGTAGTAAATAAGATTGGATACATAGGTTCAAACTTAAACGAAGGTGCATTTAAGCAGGTAACATTTATGGAAGTATATGACCTATTAAAAGCAGGAGAGCAGGTTATTGATGTTAGAGAAGTTTGTGAATACGAGGCAGGACATATAAAGGGAACTGTAAATATTCCTATGAGTGTTATGAGAGAGAGATTAGATGAACTGGATAAAACAAAGACAGTATATGTTCACTGTAGAACAGGTGAAAGAAGTTATAATATGACATTGATGCTTCAGGCAAATGGTTATGACGTTAAAAACGTTGCAGGAAGTTATGAATTTGTAAAGATGTATGAAGAGGTATCTTGTTACAACGATAAAACAAGGGAAGAGATTATGATCGGTGACTGTGTAGGTTGTTGTGCAACTTTAGAAAATACAAAGTTCTAA
- a CDS encoding metal-sensing transcriptional repressor, protein MKNETITTIYNSITPQETKKLITKENDLVIIDVRTEKEFLYEGRLDGAILIDFEKPRIFKREIKKLDRKKTYLIYCAVGHISKEACIEMADLGFENIYEMKGGLKSWQQDLDLICTISKLNDEEIIEARKSIITRLNKIEGQIKGMKKMLLNGEYCGDILNQSLAVKSALNSTNQEIMEMFSNVCITSEEHKKDFFKYLKKLMG, encoded by the coding sequence ATGAAAAACGAAACTATAACAACTATATACAACTCTATTACTCCTCAAGAAACAAAAAAACTGATAACAAAGGAAAATGATCTTGTTATCATCGATGTGAGGACTGAAAAGGAATTTTTATACGAAGGAAGGTTAGATGGTGCTATCTTGATAGACTTTGAAAAACCACGTATCTTCAAAAGAGAAATTAAAAAACTAGATAGAAAAAAAACATATCTTATTTATTGTGCTGTTGGACATATAAGCAAAGAGGCTTGTATTGAGATGGCTGATTTAGGATTTGAAAATATCTACGAGATGAAGGGTGGATTAAAATCTTGGCAGCAGGATCTCGACCTGATCTGCACCATCTCAAAGTTGAATGACGAGGAGATAATCGAAGCTAGAAAAAGTATTATTACCAGGTTAAATAAAATTGAGGGTCAAATAAAGGGAATGAAAAAAATGCTCCTAAACGGAGAATATTGCGGTGATATATTAAATCAATCTCTGGCTGTAAAATCAGCTCTTAACAGTACTAACCAAGAGATTATGGAGATGTTTTCCAATGTCTGTATCACATCTGAAGAACACAAGAAAGATTTTTTCAAATATTTGAAAAAATTAATGGGATAA
- a CDS encoding M23 family metallopeptidase: MNKILLMFYIILLGSNMSFAASKDIIGAGNKDYINYTVEKGDTLGEIAVRYEQDLGVLSYNNPQIGKYLNIGEKLLISKENFIVYRVKKGDTLSGIENKFQIKADQVKIDNKLKSDKIYLSQELIIKDPRINLSNDRRKNNNSMQEINIYWPVEWKGVTSPYGRRLHPILKKYLGHGAVDLRANYVPVKAAENGVVTYAGWMKGYGNLVIIKHLNGYETRYAHLNKIEVKNGQSVKSEQLIAESGETGNVTAPHLHFEIRKNGIPTNPMNYFK, translated from the coding sequence ATGAATAAAATTTTATTGATGTTTTACATAATTTTGCTGGGCTCAAATATGAGTTTTGCAGCTTCTAAAGATATAATAGGGGCAGGAAATAAAGATTATATAAATTATACAGTTGAAAAAGGAGATACTTTAGGGGAGATAGCAGTGAGGTATGAACAGGATTTAGGAGTGTTAAGCTATAATAATCCACAAATTGGAAAATATCTAAATATAGGTGAAAAACTGTTAATAAGTAAGGAAAATTTTATTGTATATCGGGTAAAAAAAGGAGATACACTGTCTGGAATAGAAAATAAATTTCAAATAAAGGCAGACCAGGTAAAGATCGACAATAAATTAAAATCAGATAAAATATACCTAAGCCAAGAGTTGATAATAAAAGATCCTAGGATAAACCTCTCTAATGATAGAAGGAAAAATAATAATAGTATGCAGGAAATAAATATTTATTGGCCAGTAGAGTGGAAAGGGGTGACCAGTCCCTATGGGAGGAGACTGCATCCTATATTGAAAAAATACTTGGGACATGGAGCTGTGGATCTGCGAGCTAATTATGTACCTGTAAAAGCAGCGGAAAATGGAGTAGTAACTTATGCAGGATGGATGAAAGGTTATGGAAATTTAGTAATAATAAAACATTTAAATGGATATGAAACCAGGTATGCCCACTTAAATAAGATAGAGGTAAAAAATGGACAGAGTGTAAAATCTGAACAATTGATAGCAGAGAGTGGTGAAACAGGTAATGTAACTGCTCCCCACCTTCATTTTGAAATTAGAAAAAATGGAATACCGACAAATCCTATGAATTATTTTAAATAA
- a CDS encoding periplasmic heavy metal sensor, which produces MKKKIIVGLLMVSALSFGAVNNNSGNMHNNTNNNGQRGSYHTQMMNNLSENQQTELTKMMQDRREANYKKSLDMRSKQLELEKLLAEDKVNWKSVERVNKQILDMKAKQRLDGMKFRSDIEGKYGISMGHKGTRGNCGSTGGKHMKNGHMGNGNHMNGGNGYRNN; this is translated from the coding sequence ATGAAAAAGAAAATAATAGTAGGTTTATTAATGGTATCAGCACTATCTTTTGGAGCAGTAAATAACAACTCAGGAAATATGCACAACAACACGAATAACAATGGTCAAAGAGGATCGTACCATACTCAAATGATGAATAACTTATCTGAAAATCAACAAACAGAATTAACTAAGATGATGCAGGACAGAAGGGAAGCTAATTATAAAAAGAGTTTAGATATGAGATCTAAGCAATTGGAATTAGAAAAATTATTAGCAGAAGATAAGGTAAATTGGAAAAGTGTAGAAAGAGTAAATAAACAAATATTGGATATGAAAGCTAAGCAGAGATTGGATGGTATGAAATTTAGAAGTGATATAGAGGGGAAATATGGAATCTCTATGGGTCATAAGGGGACAAGAGGTAATTGCGGATCTACAGGTGGAAAGCATATGAAGAATGGGCATATGGGAAATGGCAACCACATGAATGGCGGAAACGGATATAGAAATAACTAA
- a CDS encoding FAD-dependent oxidoreductase has protein sequence MLKKDIIDNMQNIVDNCMGDSKPACQSACPMHTDIKRYVRLIGEGNGEEAISVIREKLFLPKILGRICAHPCEGGCRRGGEDNPISVANLKRYAADNFDNHKNWDISKETETGKKIAVIGSGPAGAQAATDLARKGHSVTIYEKLDVVGGMMRVGIPEYRLPRNIIDEEYSFLEKLGVEIKLGVEIGVDIEFETLKEENDAVILAVGKHVGRVDRRLENHDNKGVYSAAEYLREISLTRNIKGTGKKVAVIGGGDVAMDCARASLRVEGVEEVHAVCLESTYEIMASSMHEIKGALAEGVKINLAVGTNKIIVGEDGKISGLEVKECISIFDEDRRFNPKFNEENKRILDVDTVVFAIGQGVDSSFDKEETIAKKGNGTFETDEFTLQSTNDKKVFAAGDCASSFVVIGAMSEGRRAATSVDRFLKKESIFEGRIKEDEMSCETKLYMPTEYLSKGWDLAEKVERVSVNELNPSERIKSFDEVEFSFTKEQAEKEANRCLQCECKLCMKECMMMKEYTSCPKELFKEYLEKGYEKMDMNIAYSCNECSQCTIKCPNDFKIRENFMDMRKGYVKANDGLSPLSGHDALDDGQELECSKKYSVTIKGEKKTKYVLVPGCTVSASLPEHIENTLLHMKEVLGEEVGAVLQCCAKPTLIIGEEELFEERFSRVQKEIDSTGAEIIVTLCPSCYMTYDEYATQEVISYWDLMKEKIGIPKDQKKVGELSDVIFNIHDACPTRNIGSHHESVRWILEELGYNYEEMNNIKENTRCCGVGGMLGCINENLYKDIVDRRVNDTTQDHIISYCGSCRGSMELGGLDSLHILDLIHGDCYLKKDAKKRSGNYGFHNRLDAKKRLKKYKN, from the coding sequence ATGTTAAAAAAAGATATAATTGATAATATGCAGAATATTGTTGATAACTGTATGGGAGACTCTAAACCAGCGTGTCAGTCAGCATGTCCAATGCATACCGATATAAAGAGATACGTAAGATTGATAGGAGAAGGAAACGGAGAAGAAGCTATATCTGTAATTAGAGAAAAACTTTTTTTACCAAAAATATTAGGAAGAATTTGTGCTCATCCATGTGAAGGCGGCTGTAGAAGAGGGGGGGAAGACAACCCAATATCTGTTGCAAATCTTAAAAGATACGCAGCTGATAACTTCGACAACCATAAAAATTGGGATATCTCAAAAGAAACTGAAACAGGAAAAAAAATTGCTGTTATCGGGTCGGGACCAGCTGGAGCACAGGCAGCTACAGACTTGGCTCGAAAAGGTCATAGTGTAACAATTTATGAGAAGCTGGATGTAGTCGGAGGAATGATGAGAGTAGGAATTCCTGAATACAGACTACCTAGAAATATTATAGATGAAGAATATTCTTTCCTTGAAAAATTAGGAGTAGAGATCAAGCTTGGGGTAGAGATCGGTGTAGATATAGAATTTGAAACTCTTAAGGAAGAAAATGATGCTGTAATATTAGCTGTTGGAAAACATGTAGGAAGGGTAGATAGAAGATTAGAAAACCATGATAATAAAGGGGTGTATTCTGCAGCAGAGTATTTAAGAGAGATTTCTTTAACAAGGAACATTAAAGGTACAGGAAAAAAAGTAGCAGTTATTGGTGGCGGAGATGTTGCCATGGATTGTGCCAGAGCATCCCTTAGGGTTGAAGGAGTAGAGGAAGTTCATGCTGTATGTTTAGAATCTACTTATGAAATCATGGCTTCCTCTATGCATGAAATTAAAGGTGCCCTTGCAGAAGGGGTTAAGATAAATCTAGCTGTCGGGACCAATAAAATAATTGTAGGTGAAGATGGAAAAATAAGCGGACTTGAAGTTAAAGAATGTATATCTATCTTTGATGAAGATAGAAGATTTAATCCGAAATTTAATGAAGAAAATAAAAGAATATTAGATGTGGATACGGTAGTATTTGCTATAGGACAAGGTGTAGATTCATCTTTTGATAAAGAAGAAACAATAGCTAAAAAAGGTAATGGAACATTTGAAACTGATGAATTTACATTACAGTCAACTAACGATAAAAAAGTCTTCGCAGCAGGAGATTGTGCTTCATCATTTGTAGTAATTGGAGCGATGTCAGAGGGAAGAAGGGCAGCCACTTCTGTAGATAGATTCTTGAAAAAAGAGTCTATATTTGAAGGAAGGATAAAAGAGGACGAGATGTCGTGTGAGACAAAACTTTATATGCCTACTGAATACCTTTCTAAAGGATGGGATTTGGCTGAAAAAGTAGAAAGAGTATCTGTAAATGAATTGAATCCATCAGAAAGAATAAAATCTTTCGACGAGGTTGAATTTTCTTTTACAAAGGAGCAGGCAGAAAAAGAAGCGAACAGATGTCTTCAATGTGAGTGTAAACTTTGCATGAAAGAATGTATGATGATGAAAGAATATACATCATGCCCCAAAGAACTATTTAAAGAATATTTGGAAAAAGGATATGAAAAAATGGATATGAATATAGCTTATTCATGTAATGAGTGTAGTCAATGTACTATAAAATGTCCAAATGATTTTAAGATTAGAGAAAATTTTATGGATATGAGAAAAGGTTATGTAAAAGCTAATGATGGTCTTTCACCACTTTCTGGACATGATGCTTTAGATGATGGACAGGAATTGGAATGCAGTAAAAAGTATTCGGTAACAATTAAAGGTGAAAAGAAAACTAAATATGTATTGGTACCTGGATGTACAGTATCTGCATCATTACCAGAACATATTGAAAATACACTTTTACATATGAAGGAAGTGTTAGGAGAAGAGGTAGGAGCGGTACTTCAATGCTGTGCAAAACCAACTCTGATAATTGGAGAAGAAGAGTTGTTTGAAGAGAGATTTTCTCGTGTACAAAAAGAAATTGACAGCACGGGAGCAGAAATAATAGTAACACTATGCCCATCTTGTTATATGACTTATGATGAATATGCAACTCAGGAAGTTATTTCTTATTGGGATCTTATGAAAGAAAAGATAGGTATTCCAAAAGATCAAAAGAAAGTAGGGGAACTTTCAGATGTAATATTTAATATTCACGATGCCTGTCCTACAAGAAATATTGGATCACATCACGAAAGTGTTAGATGGATATTGGAGGAATTAGGCTATAATTATGAAGAGATGAATAACATCAAAGAAAATACAAGATGCTGTGGTGTAGGTGGAATGTTAGGTTGTATAAATGAAAATCTCTATAAAGATATAGTAGATAGAAGAGTTAACGATACTACCCAAGATCATATTATCTCCTACTGTGGTTCATGCAGGGGATCTATGGAATTAGGCGGGTTGGATTCACTTCATATATTGGATTTAATTCATGGAGATTGTTATTTGAAGAAAGATGCAAAGAAAAGAAGTGGTAACTACGGTTTTCATAATAGATTAGATGCAAAAAAGAGGTTGAAAAAATATAAAAATTAA